Proteins encoded by one window of Polyodon spathula isolate WHYD16114869_AA chromosome 16, ASM1765450v1, whole genome shotgun sequence:
- the LOC121329374 gene encoding nuclear pore membrane glycoprotein 210-like yields the protein MASQYQNALVLVLVLFRSLIDCSGASKLNIPKVLLPLARSTKINFTLEATEGCYRWSSTRPEVASIEAIDLDARHCSQRAVLQARSTQPTRLTSIILAEDVLTGQVLRCDAIVDIISMIQIVSTTRELYLEDSPLELAIHALDSEGNTFSTLAGLVFDWTIVKDAETTSFLDSYSALRVLKFSESTYTPPAYISEMEKVGKQGDTMLVSGMKTGNSKLKAKIQESLYKNVPAAEVRLLILENILLHPACDIYLLVGTSIQYKVQKMRQGKITELAMPCDQYELQLQNTVVGPGGDPHRHLVKLDRATSTVTALQQGQANIVLDYKSIRMQGASRLPNSTLYVVEPGYLGFRIQPGDRWVLETGREYEIQIDVFDKSSHKVFLSDNIRIDADIPKEYFKVLESSVNGSYHRVKALKKGQVLIDGALTSVVDQDGGVHVLPAPVRNQQDVDIFNPIVLAPRILTFPWQPNTGAYRYTIKAEGGSGNFTWSFSNHAVASVTVTGAMTTGSDVGVSVIQAHDVQNPLHYGEMKVYVIEPVGMEFVPCQVEVRVGEMLDLPLRIFGLLNLETSERVTLTDCSHFDLVVDLENQGVFSPLEGRLQPGQDYCSGVRVHAEAPGYTTLHVSYTHGHVRLSAKITIATYQPLKAIDPVAVALVTLGSSKDMLFEGGPKPWVLEPHTFFRNLTAEDADSVHLTFFGPASRNYFQHWVRATCISLGEQILAITVGNRPSLTNPFPAVEPASVKFECAPASRLTLVPVYTNPQLDLSCPLLQQNKQVVPISNYRNPILDLAAYDQQGRKFDNFSSLSIFWESTKVSLASIEPTMPMVLSLKEDGNGQKKLHGQQTVLVHRESGMSAVTVTAAGYQVSHLNAAKVHNVYDRPTPVSATVELLLVEDVKVNPEVITIYNHPGVRAELALREGSGYFFVNTSISGIANVAYQEAKGIAEVLPVRPGFLTVMVHDLCLTFPAPAKAAVHISDILEIYVRVVDKVQIGKSVKAHVRVLDDNKKPFLAKYFSFMDLKLKAASQIISLIPIGESLENDTAAFLVQGVAIGQTSLSAIVQDKAGKRISSAPQQIEVFPPFRLIPRKVTLIVGAMIQITSEGGPQPQSNIIFSIGDQKIASVNGVGHVRGIAVGNVTVTGVVQAVDAETGKLVVISQDKVEVEIVQLKAIRIHAPITRMKTGTQMPVYVMGITSNQTPFSFGSAQPGLMFHWSVTKRDVLNIQTRHSEASLQLAAEYNFAMNVYGRAKGRTGLRVVVRAINPAAGHWEGNVKELSDELQIQVFEKLNLLSPEVVAEEILMSPNSLMKLQTNRDGVCSLSYQVLDCPDKAALIQVDKTGLLTSGSLTGTSTLEVNCQEPFGVNQTIAIAVKVFPVSYLRISTSPALYTSNKETQTALPLGATLTFTVHFHDNAGDVFHAHNSVLTFATNRDDLVLVGKGLTNSTFVVRTVNVGHSLLGVWDSEHTGIADYVALPVQHAIFPDLAADLVVGDVICFHTTLVNQKDLSGTWSSSSGSVLQVDPKTGAAVAREAGAATVYYEIPGLLKTYREVLIVGAERTTLKTHTSGAMNNVGGDAASRVLVTTREKGSNLIGPCSSVQGEAIGELHPESVISCQLQFSSSALEFPAHDVFVAQPGFDETTGFYTCSIHMQSLSDQHLKALSMSRPGLIVKAVVQGSHFPGEQISAQLPFNPGFYADQTDILLSNQHIATDVTVYGAAEILSNLEVKSESSLVIVQEKEASSGLPSFVKYTVSITDSRLVSQGAISTRLTISSPLTEQSIIIPVTVIHVADRSTAMQAGSPMAGSWEGAGIFQHFIDSYQVMFFTLFALLAGTAIVIIGCHAFFSPREQAYHPAFIQKTPTQPGYASPTLSPFSDRSPPANLRSRPQIHLFSTNNESC from the exons ATGGCCAGTCAATATCAGAATGCCTTggttttagttttggttttatttcGTTCTCTAATTGACTGTTCTGGTGCTTCTAAATTAAATATCCCCAAAGTGTTACTGCCTTTGGCGAGGAGCACCAAGATAAATTTCACATTGGAAGCAACCGAAGGATGTTACAGATG GTCCTCTACTAGACCAGAGGTTGCCAGCATAGAAGCCATCGATCTGGATGCTCGTCACTGTTCACAAAGAGCTGTTCTGCAAGCACGCTCCACCCAGCCAACCCGACTTACCAGTATTATACTGGCCGAAGACGTAT tgactgGCCAAGTACTGCGCTGTGATGCGATCGTGGATATTATTAGTATGATTCAGATTGTTTCCACTACCCGTGAGCTTTACCTGGAGGATTCGCCGCTGGAACTGGCCATTCATGCGTTAGATTCTGAAG gaaaTACATTTAGTACATTGGCAGGGTTAGTGTTTGACTGGACCATAGTAAAAGATGCGGAGACTACTAGCTTCTTAGACTCCTACAGTGCTCTGCG AGTACTCAAGTTTTCAGAATCTACATACACTCCTCCAGCCTATATTTCAGAAATGGAGAAAGTTGGCAAACAAGGAGATACAATGTTGGTATCTGGAATGAAAACTGGAAATTCCAAACTGAAAGCTAAAATACAGGAGTCATTATACAAG AATGTGCCAGCAGCAGAAGTGAGGCTCCTAATCTTAGAAAacatactgcttcaccctgcgtGTGATATTTACCTGCTGGTGGGAACTTCCATTCAGTACAAGGTTCAAAAGATGAGGCAAGGGAAGATTACAG AGCTAGCAATGCCTTGTGATCAGTATGAGCTGCAGCTTCAGAACACTGTTGTTGGCCCAGGTGGAGACCCCCACCGCCACTTGGTAAAGCTGGACAGAGCCACATCCACTGTCACTGCCCTTCAACAAGGACAGGCAAACATTGTCCTTGACTACAAAA GTATTCGTATGCAGGGAGCTTCCAGGTTGCCAAACAGCACGCTATATGTTGTGGAACCAGGATATTTAG GTTTTCGAATTCAGCCAGGTGACAGATGGGTCCTGGAAACAGGGAGAGAGTATGAAATTCAGATTGATGTGTTTGATAAATCCAGCCATAAGGTTTTCTTGTCTGAT AATATCAGGATTGATGCTGACATTCCCAAAGAGTATTTTAAGGTTCTGGAGTCCTCTGTGAATGGATCGTACCACCGTGTGAAGGCCTTGAAAAAGGGACAAGTGTTAATAGATGGTGCCCTCACTTCTGTGGTCGACCAG GATGGAGGAGTCCATGTTCTACCAGCCCCAGTTCGTAACCAACAGGATGTTGACATTTTTAATCCCATAGTTCTCGCACCAAGGATTTTGACCTTCCCATGGCAACCGAACACAGGCGCTTACCGGTACACAATAAAA GCAGAAGGTGGAAGTGGAAATTTTACTTGGTCCTTCTCTAACCATGCAGTTGCAAGTGTGACCGTGACAGGAGCCATGACAACGGGCAGTGATGTAGGCGTCAGTGTTATACAGGCGCACGATGTTCAGAACCCACTGCATTATGGAGAGATGAAG GTTTATGTGATCGAGCCCGTTGGGATGGAGTTTGTTCCCTGTCAGGTTGAGGTTCGGGTTGGAGAAATGCTTGACCTTCCTCTGAGGATTTTCGGCCTGCTAAATTTGGAGACCAGTGAAAGGGTAACTCTGACTGACTGCTCCCATTTTGACTTGGTTGTAGATTTGGAGAACCAGGGTGTCTTCAGTCCATTGGAAG GGAGACTCCAGCCAGGCCAAGACTATTGCAGTGGAGTAAGAGTACATGCAGAAGCGCCGGGCTACACAACGCTCCATGTTAGTTACACACACGGCCACGTTCGCCTGAGTGCCAAAATCACCATTGCCACCTATCAACCTCTTAAA GCCATTGATCCTGTCGCTGTTGCTCTGGTGACACTTGGCTCCTCTAAAGATATGCTATTCGAAGGAGGACCAAAACCATGGGTCCTGGAGCCACACACATTCTTCAGGAACCTCACAGCAGAAGATGCTGATAGTGTCCATCTGACTTTTTTTGGTCCTGCATCAAGAAACTACTTTCAACACTGGGTTCGGGCAACCTGCATATCTCTGGGAGAACAG ATTTTGGCTATAACAGTTGGAAACCGGCCCAGTTTAACAAACCCCTTTCCTGCCGTAGAGCCAGCATCTGTCAAGTTTGAGTGTGCACCTGCTTCCCGGCTCACCCTGGTTCCTGTCTACACCAATCCGCAGCTTGATCTCTCCTGCCCTTTgctgcagcaaaacaaacaagtg GTACCAATTTCAAACTATCGCAATCCTATATTGGACTTGGCTGCTTATGATCAACAAGGCCGCAAGTTTGACAACTTCAGTTCGCTCAGTATTTTCTGGGAGTCGACGAAGGTATCTTTGGCCAGTATAGAACCCACTATGCCAATGGTTCTGTCCCTAAAAGAGGATGGAAACGGGCAGAAGAAGCTTCATG GTCAGCAAACCGTGCTGGTTCATCGTGAGTCAGGGATGAGTGCTGTCACTGTGACTGCTGCAGGGTATCAAGTGTCACACCTTAATGCAGCCAAAGTGCATAATGTG TATGACCGTCCAACACCTGTGTCTGCTACTGTTGAACTGTTGCTGGTTGAAGATGTGAAAGTGAACCCTGAAGTCATCACAATATATAACCATCCTGGGGTTAGG gcaGAACTTGCTCTAAGAGAGGGATCTGGGTATTTCTTTGTCAACACCAGCATTAGTGGTATAGCGAATGTAGCTTATCAAGAAGCAAAAGGGATTGCAGAG GTGCTTCCAGTACGGCCAGGGTTTTTAACAGTGATGGTCCATGATTTGTGCCTGACATTTCCAGCTCCTGCCAAAGCTGCAGTACACATTTCTGATATTCTTGAAATTTACGTAAGAGTGGTTGACAAG GTACAGATTGGGAAATCGGTAAAAGCCCATGTCCGAGTACTGGATGATAACAAGAAGCCCTTCCTGGCTAAATATTTCTCTTTCATGGACTTAAAACTTAAAGCAGCATCTCAGATCATTTCTTTGAT ACCCATTGGTGAAAGTTTGGAAAATGACACCGCAGCCTTCCTAGTCCAAGGTGTGGCCATAGGACAGACCAGTCTGTCTGCAATTGTGCAAGATAAAGCTGGAAAAAGGATCAGTTCTGCACCACAGCAAATTGAA GTATTTCCACCTTTTAGATTAATTCCAAGAAAGGTTACTTTAATTGTTGGTGCTATGATACAG ATTACATCTGAAGGAGGTCCCCAGCCTCAGTCTAACATCATTTTTTCGATTGGAGATCAGAAGATTGCCTCTGTAAATGGTGTTGGGCATGTCCGAGGGATTGCTGTTGGGAACGTGACTGTAACTGGAGTAGTGCAAGCTGTTGATGCAGAAACTGGAAAGCTTGTCGTAATTTCACAg gaTAAAGTGGAGGTTGAAATAGTGCAGCTGAAAGCCATCCGAATCCATGCACCCATAACAAGAATGAAGACTGGTACTCAG ATGCCGGTTTATGTGATGGGGATAACCAGCAACCAGACTCCGTTTTCTTTTGGCAGTGCTCAGCCTGGGCTGATGTTTCACTGGTCTGTCACCAAGAGGGATGTCCTGAATATCCAGACTCGCCATTCTGAA GCTTCCTTGCAGCTTGCAGCAGAATACAACTTTGCTATGAATGTGTATGGAAGAGCGAAGGGAAGAACGGGTTTGAGAGTTGTGGTGAGAGCAATAAATCCTGCTGCTGGACACTGGGAAGGCAATGTGAAAGAACTTTCAGATGAGCTACAGATCCAG GTTTTTGAGAAACTGAATTTGCTCAGTCCTGAAGTggtggctgaagagatattaatGTCTCCAAACTCCTTGATGAAACTTCAGACTAACAG GGATGGTGTTTGTTCTCTCAGTTATCAAGTGCTGGACTGCCCTGACAAGGCAGCTTTAATTCAAGTGGACAAGACTGGTCTACTCACTTCTGGTTCTCTCACTGGCACGTCAACCCTGGAAGTTAATTGCCAAGAGCCATTTGGAGTTAACCAAACCATTGCTATTGCTGTTAAG GTCTTCCCAGTCTCTTACCTGAGGATCAGCACCAGTCCTGCCCTGTACACGTCTAACAAAGAGACGCAGACAGCTCTTCCACTAGGAGCAACACTTACCTTCACCGTTCACTTCCATGACAATGCGGGGGATGTATTTCATGCGCATAATTCCGTGCTCACCTTTGCAACCAACAG GGACGACCTGGTTCTTGTTGGGAAGGGGTTGACTAACAGCACCTTTGTGGTTCGCACAGTGAACGTGGGGCACTCTCTGCTGGGGGTGTGGGACAGTGAGCACACTGGAATAGCTGATTACGTGGCTCTTCCTGTACAGCACGCCATCTTCCCTGACTTGGCTGCAGACCTGGTAGTTGGTGATGTCATCTGTTTCCACACTACCCTGGTGAATCAAAAGG ATCTTTCAGGAACATGGAGTTCTTCCTCTGGAAGTGTCCTTCAAGTCGACCCGAAGACAGGTGCAGCCGTAGCTAGAGAAGCAGGGGCGGCAACAGTCTATTATGAAATCCCTGGCCTGCTAAAAACATACAGAGAG GTGCTGATCGTTGGTGCTGAAAGGACAACTCTTAAGACGCACACCTCTGGAGCAATGAACAATGTAGGAGGGGATGCTGCTTCTAGAGTACTGGTCACTACTCGTGAAAAAGGCAGCAATTTAATAG GACCATGTTCCTCGGTTCAGGGTGAAGCCATCGGCGAGTTGCACCCAGAGTCTGTCATCAGCTGCCAGCTTCAATTCAGCAGTTCTGCACTTGAATTCCCTGCACATGATGTATTTGTTGCACAACCTGGATTTGATGAAACCACAG GTTTCTATACATGCTCTATTCACATGCAGAGTCTGAGTGACCAGCATCTGAAAGCCCTGAGCATGTCCAGACCAGGCCTGATAGTTAAAGCTGTGGTGCAAGGGAGCCACTTCCCTGGAGAGCAGATCAGCGCCCAGCTGCCATTCAATCCTGGATTCTACGCTGACCAAACAGATATCCTTTTGAGTAACCAGCACATTGCCACTGATGTTACAGTATATGGAGCTGCTGAGATCCTCAGCAATTTGGAG GTGAAATCTGAATCGTCTCTCGTCATTGTCCAAGAGAAGGAAGCTTCCTCTGGTCTGCCCAGCTTTGTGAAGTACACCGTCAGCATAACTGACTCGAGGCTTGTTTCTCAGGGAGCTATATCGACAAGGCTGACCATATCCAGCCCACTGACAGAACAGTCCATTATCATTCCTGTGACAGTGATACATGTAGCTGATAGGAGCACTGCAATGCAAG CTGGTTCCCCAATGGCAGGCTCTTGGGAGGGAGCAGGGATCTTCCAGCACTTCATTGACTCCTATCAAGTGATGTTCTTCACACTCTTTGCACTGCTTGCTGGGACTGCTATAGTTATCATTG GCTGCCATGCCTTCTTCTCACCAAGGGAGCAAGCTTATCATCCAGCATTTATACAGAAAACACCAACTCAACCAG gtTACGCTTCTCCTACCTTAAGCCCATTCAGTGACAGAAGCCCACCTGCTAACCTGAGAAGCAGGCCACAGATCCACCTGTTCAGTACCAACAATGAATCGTGCTAA